Within the Sebaldella sp. S0638 genome, the region GTAATTTTTTCCATTATCTGAGAGTAAGGATTATAGATGAAGTGCCGAAGGTCATAGAAGAGACATATATGCCGGAATTTTTATTTAAGGAAATGACTAAGGAAGTAGTGGAAAAATCTATGTTCGACTTTATCGAGAATACTTCAGGATATAAAATAAGCCATGATTCCAAAGAGATAAAAGGTGTACAGCTCACAAAAGACGAGGCAAAACTGCTTAATCATAAGGAAAATGACATTGCCCTTGAAATAACTCATAAAGTTTATCTCATAAAATCTATACTTGCACAGTATACTAAAGAAATAATTATTGATAACTTTTTTAAGGTTATTACCGTAAAATAAAAAATCCCCTGAGTTTTGGATGAATATTCAGGGGATTTTTATATTAATATTCTATATTTTTTTTACTATTTTTGCAGGGCAGCCTGCTGCCAGCACATTATCCGGAATATCCTTTACTACTACCGAACCTGAAGCTACCACTACGTTATTCCCTATGGTAACTCCGGGATTCACTACAGTTCTTCCGCCAAGCCATACATTATCTCCTATTTTTACAGGTTTGGCCGACTCTATTCCCGATGTTCTTTCTGCTGCATCAAGTGGATGGGTAGCAGTGTAAATATGCACTCCCGGTGCCACAAAGCAGTTATCTCCTATTTCTATACTGCATACATCAAGAAAAACACAGTCAAAATTAGCATAAAAATTGTCTCCGACGCTTATATTATAGCCGTAATCACATTTAAAATGAGATTCTACGTATACATTCTTTCCGGCTTTTCCAAAGATTTCCCTGATTTTTTTCTCTCTTTTTTCCTGTTCATCTTCACTTATATCATTGAATTCCCTTACAGCTCTTCTGACACTCGCTCTCTCTTTTACCAGTATTTCATCATAAGCATTATAATTTTCACCATTTAACATCTTTTCTTTTTCGCTTTTCATAAAAAGTCCTCTCCCTGTTTTATTATTGCTCTGCTCCTGATTTTACCAGCAAATTTTCAATTTCCTTATACTTTCTTTCTTTTGCATGCATAAACGGAGTCACACCGTTTTTGTCTGCTATATTAGGATTGGCTCCGTGTTTCAGAAGCAAATCTGTAATCTCAATATGCTTTTTCCCGCCGTCTCCGAGAATAATCGCTTCGAGAAGTGCCGTCCAGCCGAGATTATTTATATGATTCACATTTATATCAGTATTTTCAAGAAGATACTTTACAGTTTCGGTATGTCCACGCTCAGAAGCAGGGATCAAAGCTACTCCGCCATATCTGTTCGTAATTTTTGTATCTGCCCCGGCTTTTACAAGAAGCTTTAGTATATCGAGCTGCCCTTCTGCACCTGAATAAAGAAAAGGATTGTTTTTCATATCATCCTGTGCATTAATATCAGCTTTATTTTCTATAAGCAGTTTTGAAATTTCATAATTATTATTATAAACTGCAATCATAAGAAGCGTTCTGTCTCTCTCATCTTTCACATTCACATCTGCCCCTTTTTCAAGAAACTCTTTTGTTTTATTATAGTCATTACTCTCCACTGCATTGATAATCTCACTTTTCATGTCTGAAACCTCCTTTTGCTCATTCCTGTTTTTCCCCATACTGCATTGATATATTAATACAACAGTCAGAATTAATATTACCGGCAAAAATATTTTTTTCGTCATTTTTTCGCTGCTCTCTCCTAAACCGGAAATTTTTCTAAATCTTCCATAATCTTATCATATGTATCGCTTCCTTCATAACCCAGCATTTCAAATACTATTTTCTGACGTTTCATTGCATTAAGAGCCAGTTCTTTTAATTCCGGACTTATTTTCCCGGTAATTTTTATCTCGCCCAATGCTACTGCTATTATTACCTGATCTGTAGCTATAAGGGAGTATTCGTCTTTTTCTATAAGTTCTGTTATTTTTTTCTTGCTAAAATTATCAGGTTTCAAATAATGAAAGTCCCATATTTCAGAAACAATTCTTTTGGGAAGTGTAAATATTTTCCCCTCATAATCACCGCTTTTAAATAAGTCTTCCAGTTCATAAAGTGTATCTGCACCATTGTCATTTCCGAAAGGTGCTTCATCATCAGCACAGTCATAATAGAATTCTTCACTGAAATACTCCACAAAATTCGGATGGCTTGTTTCTCTTGCAAGTCCTGTTTCCTCTTCATCAAGATATAATTTGCTCTCTTCTTTTGCCATAATTAGACCTCCTTAAATACAATAATTTCATATTAAAAATTTAAAATTAAAAACTGTCTTATTGCTTTTACTAAAAATAAACCACTTTCATTTACAAATCAGGCTCGTTTTATCTGCATATTCCGCTGTTTACAGCTACCTTTTTCACTGCTTCCGCCACATATTCCGCCACTCTTTTATCAAATACATCAGGAATTATGTAATCCTTTCTTAGGTCACCATCCTCAAGAATATATGCTATAGCCTTTGCAGCTTCTATTTTCATATCTTCTGTTATTTTCTTCGATTTAGCATCAAGCGCTCCCCTAAAAAGCCCCGGAAATGCCAATACATTATTTATCTGATTAGGATAATCGGAACGTCCGGTTCCCACTACAGCTGCGCCTGCTTCCAAAGCATCTTCGGGCATTATTTCAGGCACAGGATTTGCCATGGCGAAAATAACCGCATCTTTATTCATATTCGCTACCATATCTTTTTTTAATATATTTCCCGCTGACACACCAATAAATATATCTGCTCCTGCCAAGGCGTCTGCAAGATTTCCTTTTTTATTATCTGTATTTGTGATTTCGGCAAGTTCTTTATGAAGTTCATTATATCCGCTGATATCATCTCTGTTCAGAATTCCTGATTTATCCACAGCAATAATATCTTTCACTCCAAGCTCTTTTACCATCTTACAGATAGAACTCCCTGCTGCTCCTGCACCGTTAACCACCACTTTTGCATCTTTCAGATCTTTCCCCAAGAATCTGTAAGCATTTATAAGTCCGGCGGTTACTACTATTGCAGTACCATGCTGATCATCGTGAAAAACAGGAATATCCAGCTCTTCTTTCAGTCTTTTCTCTATTTCTATACATCTCGGTGCTGATATATCCTCAAGATTTACCCCGCCAAGACTCGGTGCAAGAAGTTTCACCGTTTTTATGATCTCTTCGGTGTCCTGTGTATCAAGACAAATGGGAATTGCATCCACTCCGGCAAATTCCTTAAATAAAATTGCCTTTCCTTCCATTACCGGCAGTGCAGCTTCCGGTCCTATATTACCCAGCCCCAGCACAGCAGAACCATCTGTTACTACTGCTATCATATTTCCCTTCGATGTATATTTGTAGGCATCCTCTTTATTTTCAGCTATTCTCTTACAAGGCTCGGCTACTCCCGGAGAATATGCAAGACTCAAATCTTCTCTGTTTTCCACCTTTACCTTAGATACTACCTCGATTTTCCCCTTGTTTTTTTCATGCAGTTTCAGTGATTCATCAAATACAGACATTCTTTTCTCCTTTTTATGATATTATTCTTCTCTATATTTTTCCTGACCTTCAATATAAAGATCATTTCCGTGTATATCATTAATTACAATAACGGGAAAATCTTTAACCGCCAGTTCCCTTACAGCCTCTGTGCCTAATTCTTCCCAGGCTATTACCCTTGAGCTTATTATTGCCTTGGAAATCAGTGCCGCCGCACCTCCCGCCGCTGCAAAATACACAGCTTTATTCTTTACTATGGCACTTTTGACTTCATCAGACCTTTCGCCTTTACCTATCATTCCCTTTAATCCTTTTTCCAAAAGCAGCGGTGTATAAGCGTCCATTCTTCCGCTGGTAGTAGGTCCGGCACTTCCTATTATCTGTCCCGGCTTTTCAGGGGTAGGCCCTACGTAGTAAATAACCGCCCCTTCAGGTTCAAAAGGTAATTCCTGATTATTTTCCAGCAGTTCGCACATCTTTTTATGAGCCGCATCTCTTGCTGTATATATTATCCCGGAAATTTTTACTATATCTCCGGCTTTTAATTTTTCTATATCGTTTTTTTTCAAAGGGGTTTCTATATTCATTTCGTCTCCTTGATTTTACACTATAATTCTGTTTCTTTATGTCTCGCAGAATGGCAGTTTATATTTATTGCCAGCGGAAGTGAAGCAATATGACAAGGGTATGAATTCACCTTAACTGCAAGTGCTGTATTTTTCCCGCCGAGTCCCATAGGTCCAATTCCTGTTTTATTAATCAATTCCAAAAGATCCTTTTCCAATTCTCTGTTCACCGGGTCAGCACTTTCATCATCAATTTCTCTTAACAAAGCTTCTTTAGCGAGCATTGCTGCTTTCTCAAAGCTTCCTCCGAGACCAATCCCGACTATTATCGGCGGGCAGGGATTTCCTCCGGCACTAAGAACCGCTTCTACCACGGCTTTTTTTACCCCTTCTGTCCCATCGGAAGGCTTTAACATTTTTACCATACTCATATTTTCACTGCCTCCGCCTTTTGGTGCTACAATGATTTTCAGCTTGTCAGAGTTCGGGATCAGCTTTGTATGAATAACCGCAGGTGTGTTGTCTTTTGTATTAACTCTGTCAAGAGGGTGCTTTACCATTGACTTTCTCAGATAGCCATTTTCATATCCTCTTCTTACACCTTCATTTACAGCTTCATAAATATCACCGTTTACCTTTACTTCCGTTCCTATTTCAAGAAAAACTACTGTAAGTCCTGTATCCTGACACATTGGAACATGTTCCTTTTCAGCTATTTCATCATTTTCTATTATCTGCATAAGGATGTTTTTCCCTGTGTCGGAAACCTCATTATCAAGCGCTGCTTTCAGTTTCTCCATTATGTTTTTATCAAGAAAGTAATTTGCTTCTATACATAATCTTTCCACTTCCGATGTTACTTTTTCCAAATCAATTTGTTTCATTACTTTTCCGCCTTCTAACTATATTTTTCGGATAATTTTTCCAGACTGCCGTAATCAATTTTGCCGTTATGTCTTTTATCCACCGGAATTTTATCTATAAAAATTATTTTATCTGCGCTAATCCCCATTTCATTTATTTTCACTTCCAGATTATCCTGAATCTGAAACTGTTCTTCTTTATCCTCTGTATAATGAATTTCTATAAATAAAAGAATTCTACCTTTTTTACTGATAATTGCTGTTCTTTTTATATCTTTTTCAAAAGAAAGCATTGTTTCTATGGAAAAAGGATAGATTTTTTCACTGTCTCTGGAAATCTCTGCTTTTGCCCTTCCAAGAAGCCACAGCCTGCCTGAATCATCTATATATCCGAGATCGCCTGTTCTATGCCAGAATTTATCTTCTATTACTAATTTTGTCATATTCCCGCTGCCTCTTATATCATTCAGATAAGTATCCAGTACATGATCACCTGATACAATAATCTCCCCTTTTTCACCCTGTTTCAGTATATTCACAGGATCTCCGAAGCTTATTTCAGGATCATTTTCTATTATCATTAAATCTATGTCCTCTATGATTTTTCCCGCAAGAAGTCCGCCGCCGTTTTTCATTTTTTCCACATCGTTTTCTTCTAATTCATTATAGCATAATTCAGCCATTGGTTCAGCCTCTGATGAGCCGTAAATTATTTTTATTTCAGCATAAGGAAATAATTTTTTCAGGTTTTCCATTATCTCAGGAAATACAGGTACTCCCCCTGTGATAACCTTTTTTATACTATGGATACTTCTTCCTGTATTTTTATGTATTTCTATCATATTATCAAAAAATGAAGGAGGAGCAAGTATTGTATCCACACTTTCCGACATTATCTGCCCTGTAATAAGTCCGCCGTCAGTTTCCTCTATTTTCCTCAGATCTGTATCTGGAATTATACTTGTGAGTCCGCTGTGCATGTTTGATAATAAAAACATGGGAAATGCCACTAAAACTTTGTTATGTTCTGATATTTCAAGAGTTTTTTCCAGCACTTTCTGCTGTGCAGCAAGAAAACCGTGTGTTCTCAAAAGCCCTTTCGGTGTTCCTGTACTCCCGCTGGTAAATGTAACAAGTGCTTTTGTATCAGGAGCTGTTTCACTGCACGAAAAATCAAAAGAGTAATCTTCATATTCGGAAAATTTCCTGAATCCCGGCATTTTGCCGTTAGTCATGTATTTATTAGGTATTTTTCTTATTTCACTGTTCATATAGCAGAACATTCCCGCTTTTTTCCCGGAAATTATCAAAGCCTTTAACGGATGTATTTTACAGCAGTTCTTTATATGATTTGAATCTGCATAAGGATCAATAAAAACAGCTACCAGTTTCATCTTAAATATTGCCGCCAGTATAGAGTATAATTCCACAGACATCGGCAGAAACAGTAAAACACCATCTCCTTCCTGAAGTCCTGACTCTTTGAACATATTGGCTATTTTAGATGAATTTTTTTCAAGATAATTAAATGAGATTCTTGATGAAGTTTTAGTATCAATAACAGCTGTTTTATTAGGTAATTTTACAGCAAGTTCTTTTAGGATATCTGATACATTCATGATATCACCCTCCCGTACAGATGATATGTTCTCATGATTTCACCATATTTTCCGGAGATTTTCCCGGACATATTATCTTTATGAATCAAAGCATGAATTATATTTTTATAACCCTTTTCCACAGCAGTCTCATGAAATTTTTCCAGCAATACTGTTCCAAGTCCGAAATTCTGATATTCAGGATTTACTGCAAGAGTTTTTAAAATTACTGTCTCTATTTTATTCCCCGAAGACATCTCGTTATAATCAGGGATTCCAAAGACAAAACCTGCGGGTTTTCCGCTTTTATATGCGGTATATATAAAATCACAGTCCATGACATCCTTTATCTTCATATAAGAAGATATGAAATCTTCCCTGCTTATTTCCGAATATAAAAAGTTATCCTTAAACGACTCTATAGACATATCATATATTTCATTTATATATTTGTCAAAGTTTTCTTTATTAATTTTTTTTATCACTAAATCAGAATAAAATTTCATTTTTTTTAATTTTTCTGATACTCTGAATTTTTTCTCAGGCTCTTTTACCAGTACGGAATAATACTCTGCAATTACTTCATATCCTGATTCCATGAATATTTCAGGCCATTCCGGCGGATTATACGGTTCCAGAAAAAACGGATTTTTATTATCTCCTGTTATAAATCTGTATTTCTGCCATGTATTCCCGTCCAAAGGCCCTATAAGATATTCCAGTCTGTATTCCTTTGCCCTCTTATACATATACTCTGTTAAAAACAATCCCGCTTCTTTATTTTCAGCAGCAAAATGTCCGATATATCCCGTTTTTTTTCCCTGTATTTTATTTCCGGCATTCCATAATGACGCCCTTGCGAGAATATTCCCCTTATCTTCCGCAACAACACTTTCCAAAGCACCACATTTCTTCACATTTTCCCTGTCCAGATCAAAGCTTTCAAAATTACAAAATTTTTCCAGCTCATTTTCTGAAATAATATTTATCTTCATATAACCACCTTATTTTAAAAAAATATTTTTCCCCATATTGGTATTAAAACTATAAACGAACATAAAAATACTGTGAGCAGATGTTTTATAAGCCTGTGTTTATTCAGTGTATAATTTTTTCTTTCAGGCTGTAAAAAATTAAATATCAGTGTTGATAAACATACTGCTATTATGCAAAAAATCCAGATTACTTTTTCAAAAGAATCTGAAAAAATATTCATAAATATTGTAAGATAGGATATTCCTATCAGGCTGTTTATTAAAACCACCCTCTTAAAATCTATTTCAGGGTGTGTATATCTCATTCTCGCTGTCCCGATTATGGATAAATGTGATGAAATAACTGTGAGATACACATAAAATATATCCTCTGTATTTGTTATTCTGTAAATAACAAGCCAAAAAAGTGCTGGCAGACATATAATCAGCATTGTGAAAAAATCATAAGGTTCTTTTTTGTCAAAGTCAGGTTTTACAGTAACTGCTCTATATAAAACATAAAGAAAAAGAGTAGCCATAGTCCATTTTAAACCGCCTGTAATCCATACAAAATAACAGTAAAATGCTCCTGTCAAAGCTGCATCGTCTGATAGAGATGCGTATTTCTTTCCGAAAATAACTATTAAAAATAAAATTATCGTAACCAGAAGATTTATTCCCGTGGTGAAAATATCAGCTTCCATGGAACTTTTTAAAATAAAGAAACTTAACACGGGAACAAATATATTATCCAGTCCCCTCCATGATATAGCTTCGAGAATCATAGACAAAAACGCCATTAATAATGAAATTATCACTGATTCTGCAAGACCCAGAGGCGTAAAAAGAAGCAGCGATCCCAATGTTATGAATAATGTAACAAAGAAAAATATTGCTGATCCCTCTACTGATTTTTCTCCTACTACGGATTTATATTTTATTTTCCCGAACCTCACTCCTCCCAAAGCTGCCAGTGCATCTGGAAAAATGAGAATCAGAAGAGGTATATAATACAATATTCTGTTTGAATATGAAAATACCCACAGTATCACTATACTTACTATAAAGTACAAATCTCCCCTTGATTTTCTTTCTTCTTTTCTAAGTGCCTTTCCTATTCCTCCGCTGAATTTTTCCATATTTCTTAGCAGTAAAAGCACTATAATAAAGAATATTCCCAGATATACCACTCCTGTAAGCGTTTTAAAAATCAGCGGAAACAGCAGAGCTATGAGTCCCGATCCTATATGAAGAAGTTTTCTTGTTAGTTCCGAATCTGCTTTCCCCTTCTTCTCCAGTCTGTCAATTACCAAAAAAAGCAATCCATACAGTAAAAAAATTATCAGGATAAATACCAGTGTTTTCATTTTACTATCCTTTCCACCACAAAACCGGAATAAAAAAATGTTTTATCTATGGCATGAAGATTTTTTGCTGTTTCTGACAGGGAAATGATCTTATTTCCCAGTTCTTCCGGTCTGCTTCTCGGTACCATCATATTCCAGTATGCTAATACTGCACCGTTTGAAGAAAATTCATATATCTTTTCCAGAAGTTCTTTGTACTTTTCACTGGAGATATATTCAAATATATCGCTTAAATTGAATTTATCTATAGTTTCTTCTGAAGTTTCCAGATACTTCTCTATACTTACATTGTGTAATTCCAGCCTGTTCAGATTACTTTTTATTTTTTGAAAATTTTCCTTTCTCATGGCAAAAGGAAGATTTTTGGTATATTTTCCTGTAAGTATATATTCTATATAGGGATTTTCAGATACATCAAGTTCGGTAAAAGCATACTTTGCCTTTTCTGACATTACAGCTGAAAGACTCGTATTATCAGCATAATCAAAAAGTCTCGGGTCTCTCCCCAGTTTTCCCACAATGAACTTTGAAAAAAATATTCTGAATAGAATCTTCCATCTCAGATTATTCCATTTTTTATTATAAAATTCATATCTTTCTTCTTTATTTTTCTTTTCAAGAAGTTCCGCCACTCTTTTTTGGCTGTGAATAAGACTCAGGACTTTCTTTCTGAAAATCTGAAAAAAGTTATCGAATCTTCCGGTATTTATTACTCCTGCCTCTATTAAAGCCATATTCTCATTCCAGTATTTCTCAGTTTCTCCCAAAAGATAATCCTTTAATTTTCCATAGTATTCCTTTCTTCTTCTGCTCTCGCTAAACCCTAAAAATTCCAGCATTTCTTCATATTCAAGTGCCAGAAATGCGGCCTTTTTCAGCTCTACAAGTCTGAGCTGGACAGGATTCAGATCTATTCCTATTATCTTTCCCGGATTCTTAACCAGCATAGCAAAAGTATTTTCCCCTGCTGATGCTATGGACATACACACATCCCCTTCTTTAATATCCAGCACCTCAAGTAAAATCTCCGGATCTTCCCAGCATTGCGCATATCTTATTATAGAAAAATCAACTTTTCTGCTTACTTCGCTCTCCATTATACCTCCGCTTTTTTGATAACTCCTGTGCTTCCGTCTAATTCCACTATATCTCCGTCTTTCAGCCAGTCTGTGACCTTATTTACTCCGACCACTGCCGGTATGCCAAGCTCCCTTGCCACAATTGCGCTGTGGGAAAGCAGGCTTCCTTTTTCCACTATAAGTCCTTTAGCAAGAGGAAATACCATTACCCAGCCTGGATCAGTGGAATGTGCTACTATTATACTGCCTTTTTCTATAACGGTTTCATTAGGATTCATTACTACCTGAACTTTTCCCCGTACTATTCCTTTACAGCAGCCTGTCCCTTTTCTTATATCAGTATTGAGATTATCATCTTTATCAAGGGAAATATACTCAAAATCATCGCTTATAACCCCGAAAGTTTTAAATCTGTCAGGAAGTCTGTCCTTTTTTCTGTCTTCCCCAAGCTTTATCTTTCTCAGCTCCACTGTTTTTTTCATGTCAGGAAATGTAGAAGTCCCGTTTATCAAAGAAAATATCTCATCTTTTTCGAGATAAAATATATCTCCTTTATTATCAATAATTCTCTTTTCCTGAAATAATTCGCCCATTCTCAGAAAAATTCTTCTTACCTTGCCGTAAACTCTGGTTCTTTCATATCTCAGATTTTCCCTCAGTGCTGTATGCTTCCTTGCGAGCCTTAGCGTTCTTTTAAATCTGTATTTTTTTATAATATTACTCTTGAGTTTATCAAATACTTCTTTCTCTTTATCTTTCAATTCTGCCAAACTGTCATTCTTTTCCCGTTTTTCACTCTTTGCTGTTTCAAAAACTGTTTTTAATAAAAGTTCGGGATTTTCATGTAATGTTGGTGATTCTAGTTTCAGCTCGGCTATACTTCTGTCCCCGAATCTTTCCATATATTCATCAAAAATCTTTCTGAATTTTTCACTTTCAAATACTTTATTCTCAAAGTTTTTTATATCAGCGGCATTATTTATTATCCCCTCATCCCTGACAATATCTGCCATCTTTTCTATATATTTTGAAGGTTCCACACTCATAATTTCAGTTTCATGTACTATTAGTTCATTATGAAGGATTCCGTCTTCAGTATCCAGTTTATATTTTTGTATTCTGTTTTTCAGCACCCCAAATGATATCATTGTATAGAAATCATTTAAAATAGGGGTCTGCCAGTTATATAAAAGCTTATTTTCAAGTTCTGTATAATAATTATATAACTCATATTCCGACATTTCCCCTGTATTTCTATTTTCAAGAGTATTATTCAAAAGCTTTTTAAATCTTTTTACTTTAACATCTATAAAAATAAAGTTTATCCCAAATCCCAAAAAAGTCCTTACAAGTGTTACTCTGCTAAAAAAACGTCCTATACTGCCGGTTTCCTTTATACTTTTTTCCACTTCTTCGGGAAGTTCCTCTTTTACACCCATCATCTGTTCCATAAACTTTCTGTTTGCCTTAAATCCCGGAAAAAGTGTAAGAAGTTTATACCAGTTTAAAAGATTATAATAAATTCTGCTGTTAAGATATCCCAGCATACAGTTAAACACAGGCAGATAATCTCTTATTGTTTTTTTATCCACACCCATCAGCAGGGAAAACTGCTCGTATACCTTGGAATAAACACTTCTCACAAAAGAAAATGTAAGAGGAAGGGTTATTCCGCTGTAGCTTTCCACAATATTGCTGTTATCCCATATGATTTCCCTTTCTTTTTTCCGGTTTTTTCCAAGTGTGGTAACAGGTCTTGACTGTAATATATAAATTTCACCGTTTTCAATTCCCCATTCAATATCCCTAGGAGACCCGGATTTTTCCTCTGCTTTCTTTACTATAAGAGCGATTTTCTTTATATAATCATCATTCAGAACCTGACCATTTCTTTTGTCGATGTCTGTTTCTACATTTATAATACCTGAACCATTTTTATTATCCAAAACACGCATGATTTCTTTTTCATTTATCTGTTTACTGAGAATCTCGTTATTTTCCAAACTTACTATATATGTATCTCCCGAAATCTCCCCATTTACCAAACTTGACCCGAGACCGTATACAGCACTGATCACTGCTTCATTATTCCCGTTTACCGGATTTTTACTAAAGGCTACACCTGCTGATTCGGAATTTATCATTTTTTGTACTATTACAAAAGGAAGTTCATATTTTATATCTATATTATTGTTTTTTCCATACTCATATATATGATCTGCAAACATAGACTTCCATACTTTTTTTATATAAATTTCTATATCTTCTTTTTTTACATATAAAAAACTTTCCAGCTGACCGGCAAACGAAAACTTTTCAGAATCCTCAGCCCGTGCAGATGACCTTACTGCATAATATTCAGCAGCTCCAAGCTTCTCTGCGGCATCCAGAATCTGAATACTGTTCTCCCCAAACTGAAATTTATCTGTTAATTTTATAATTTCACTTTTATCACTAAAACTGGTAATGTCTTCTTCAATATTATCGTAAAAAATCTCCGGACTTACCCCAAACCATTCAGGAACAGTAAATCCATATTCTTCCAGTTCAAAAAGCCCTTTGATTTTTCCCCCGGTATTTTGAAAGCTGTGATAATTTTCCCTGTTCACAATATATTTTTTCATCTCTACCCCTTAATCAGCGGAATTATTCCCAGCATTAAATATACTGCCAATATCCATACCCCTGAAATTATTTCAAATATTCCTCCGTTTTTACGTTTTTTTATAAATTCAAATGATTTTATCACTGTTACTGTCACTATTAATCCAAGCAATATTCCTGTCAGAGCCAGAGAGTTTGTTTTTACAGCCGTTACCATACATAAAATAAAGCTTAGTATCTGTATAAAAACGAATATTAATACTGAATTTTTTATTCCCCATAACTTACTGTATGTTGACACCCCGTCTTCTTCATCTTCCGGAGCCCTTATTTTTCTTCCTGTTTCAGTACACATTCCATTTAAAAACCCTATTATCAGGTATAAACAAACATACGGCAGATATTTCCATTCCGGAAATGCGCCAAACTGATAAATAATAATAAATAAATGAAATAATATCATGATAATCATATGTGAAAAAACATAAACAGCCTGATGTTTATTCAGCCATTCAGGAACAAAAAATTCTTTTGTCATAAGTAACATGTACAGATAAACTAAACAAAATATTATAAGGACATTTTTATTAAAAAGTAAAATTAGTATGACCTGTATTAAAAATCCCCCGATACCTATATTCCTTAATTCTTTCAGTGTTACAAGCCCTCTTGGCACAGGTCTGTAAGCCCTGTATTTCATGTCTTCTTCAAAATCCTTAAACTCGTCTGCTATTCTTAACTGAAGAAAAAATATAAACATAATAACAAAAACAATAATTATATCTTTTAGTACCGGAAATACAAAATTATTTTGAAGTATCTGCACAAAGCACAATGTGGAAACTGAAAGAATCAATATCAAAAGACCATGTTTAAATACCGGAAATCTCTCTTTCTGATAAATATATAACGTCTTTAATGTCATTATTCCCCCTTTTTATTTCTCATCCTTGAAAAAATCTTATGAGCTCTTGTAAAATTATTCGAACATATTGCAGCAGATATGGATAATTCTCCTGCCAGACACATTCCTGCTACTATTTCAGCAAATTTACCGGCATTTCCCGCTCCATATGCCCCTAGAACTTCAAGATATGTTTTCTGTGTGGGAAGAATTGTCCCTCCGCCCACTGTTCCCACAAT harbors:
- a CDS encoding GNAT family N-acetyltransferase, giving the protein MKINIISENELEKFCNFESFDLDRENVKKCGALESVVAEDKGNILARASLWNAGNKIQGKKTGYIGHFAAENKEAGLFLTEYMYKRAKEYRLEYLIGPLDGNTWQKYRFITGDNKNPFFLEPYNPPEWPEIFMESGYEVIAEYYSVLVKEPEKKFRVSEKLKKMKFYSDLVIKKINKENFDKYINEIYDMSIESFKDNFLYSEISREDFISSYMKIKDVMDCDFIYTAYKSGKPAGFVFGIPDYNEMSSGNKIETVILKTLAVNPEYQNFGLGTVLLEKFHETAVEKGYKNIIHALIHKDNMSGKISGKYGEIMRTYHLYGRVIS
- a CDS encoding diacylglycerol/polyprenol kinase family protein, with protein sequence MKTLVFILIIFLLYGLLFLVIDRLEKKGKADSELTRKLLHIGSGLIALLFPLIFKTLTGVVYLGIFFIIVLLLLRNMEKFSGGIGKALRKEERKSRGDLYFIVSIVILWVFSYSNRILYYIPLLILIFPDALAALGGVRFGKIKYKSVVGEKSVEGSAIFFFVTLFITLGSLLLFTPLGLAESVIISLLMAFLSMILEAISWRGLDNIFVPVLSFFILKSSMEADIFTTGINLLVTIILFLIVIFGKKYASLSDDAALTGAFYCYFVWITGGLKWTMATLFLYVLYRAVTVKPDFDKKEPYDFFTMLIICLPALFWLVIYRITNTEDIFYVYLTVISSHLSIIGTARMRYTHPEIDFKRVVLINSLIGISYLTIFMNIFSDSFEKVIWIFCIIAVCLSTLIFNFLQPERKNYTLNKHRLIKHLLTVFLCSFIVLIPIWGKIFF
- a CDS encoding DUF3419 family protein, coding for MESEVSRKVDFSIIRYAQCWEDPEILLEVLDIKEGDVCMSIASAGENTFAMLVKNPGKIIGIDLNPVQLRLVELKKAAFLALEYEEMLEFLGFSESRRRKEYYGKLKDYLLGETEKYWNENMALIEAGVINTGRFDNFFQIFRKKVLSLIHSQKRVAELLEKKNKEERYEFYNKKWNNLRWKILFRIFFSKFIVGKLGRDPRLFDYADNTSLSAVMSEKAKYAFTELDVSENPYIEYILTGKYTKNLPFAMRKENFQKIKSNLNRLELHNVSIEKYLETSEETIDKFNLSDIFEYISSEKYKELLEKIYEFSSNGAVLAYWNMMVPRSRPEELGNKIISLSETAKNLHAIDKTFFYSGFVVERIVK
- a CDS encoding PEP/pyruvate-binding domain-containing protein, encoding MKKYIVNRENYHSFQNTGGKIKGLFELEEYGFTVPEWFGVSPEIFYDNIEEDITSFSDKSEIIKLTDKFQFGENSIQILDAAEKLGAAEYYAVRSSARAEDSEKFSFAGQLESFLYVKKEDIEIYIKKVWKSMFADHIYEYGKNNNIDIKYELPFVIVQKMINSESAGVAFSKNPVNGNNEAVISAVYGLGSSLVNGEISGDTYIVSLENNEILSKQINEKEIMRVLDNKNGSGIINVETDIDKRNGQVLNDDYIKKIALIVKKAEEKSGSPRDIEWGIENGEIYILQSRPVTTLGKNRKKEREIIWDNSNIVESYSGITLPLTFSFVRSVYSKVYEQFSLLMGVDKKTIRDYLPVFNCMLGYLNSRIYYNLLNWYKLLTLFPGFKANRKFMEQMMGVKEELPEEVEKSIKETGSIGRFFSRVTLVRTFLGFGINFIFIDVKVKRFKKLLNNTLENRNTGEMSEYELYNYYTELENKLLYNWQTPILNDFYTMISFGVLKNRIQKYKLDTEDGILHNELIVHETEIMSVEPSKYIEKMADIVRDEGIINNAADIKNFENKVFESEKFRKIFDEYMERFGDRSIAELKLESPTLHENPELLLKTVFETAKSEKREKNDSLAELKDKEKEVFDKLKSNIIKKYRFKRTLRLARKHTALRENLRYERTRVYGKVRRIFLRMGELFQEKRIIDNKGDIFYLEKDEIFSLINGTSTFPDMKKTVELRKIKLGEDRKKDRLPDRFKTFGVISDDFEYISLDKDDNLNTDIRKGTGCCKGIVRGKVQVVMNPNETVIEKGSIIVAHSTDPGWVMVFPLAKGLIVEKGSLLSHSAIVARELGIPAVVGVNKVTDWLKDGDIVELDGSTGVIKKAEV